A stretch of the Erpetoichthys calabaricus chromosome 3, fErpCal1.3, whole genome shotgun sequence genome encodes the following:
- the rpl10a gene encoding 60S ribosomal protein L10a, with the protein MSKVSRDTLYEATREVLQGSRKKRRKFLETVELQISLKNYDPQKDKRFSGTVRLKTTPRPKFSVCVLGDQQHCDEAKAAEVPHMDIEALKKLNKNKKLVKKLAKKFDAFLASESLIKQIPRILGPGLNKAGKFPSLLTHNENMMSKVDEVKSTIKFQMKKVLCLAVAVGHVKMSEDELVYNIHLAINFLVSLLKKNWQNVRALYIKSTMGKPQRLY; encoded by the exons ATGAG CAAGGTTTCACGAGACACCCTCTATGAAGCGACCCGAGAGGTCCTACAGGGGTCCAGGAAGAAAAGACGAAA gtttttGGAAACTGTTGAACTTCAGATCAGCTTGAAGAACTACGATCCTCAGAAGGACAAGCGTTTCTCTGGCACTGTCAG ACTGAAAACTACCCCAAGGCCCAAGTTCTCTGTATGTGTGTTGGGAGATCAGCAGCACTGTGATGAGGCAAAGGCTGCAGAAGTCCCTCATATGGACATTGAGGCTCTGAAAAAACTCAACAAAAATAAGAAGCTTGTCAAGAAGCTGG cgAAGAAGTTTGATGCCTTCCTGGCCTCTGAGTCACTGATTAAGCAAATTCCACGTATCCTGGGACCTGGGCTAAACAAGGCTGGCAAATTTCCTTCCCTCCTTACACACAATGAGAACATGATGTCTAAAGTAGATGAGGTGAAGTCTACCATCAAATTCCAAATGAAGAAG GTGCTGTGTTTGGCTGTTGCTGTTGGCCATGTTAAAATGAGTGAGGATGAGCTGGTGTACAATATCCATTTGGCCATTAACTTCCTGGTGTCTCTGCTCAAAAAGAATTGGCAGAATGTAAGGGCACTGTACATAAAGAGTACCATGGGCAAGCCCCAGCGCCTCTactag